aagaccagaaggcttttcaaaagcctcataaagaagggcagtgattggtagatgggtaacaataacaaatcagacattgaatatatctTTAAGCATGATCAAGTTAATAACTATGCTGTGGATTATATATTAAACCACCTAAACACATCAAATATACAGTTGtcctgaactgagctgcaggacaggaattaAACTGCTCAGAgatgttaccatgaggccattggtgattttaaaacagctacagagttcaatgtcTGTGATgctagaaaactgaggatggatgaacaacattgtagtgactccacaataatggcCTAAATTACGTAGTAAAaggaagaatacaaatatacagaataaaaatataaaaacacttgcatcttgtatgcaacaaggcactaaagtaatactgcaacaacaacaaaacacagcattgagtaactgcctccttattttcaagcatggtggtggctgcatcatggtatgagcatgcttgacatcggcaattactgtggagtttttcagaaatgggatggagctaagcataggcaaaatcctagaggaaaacctgtttcagtatgCTTCACACCAGACACTGAGTTGCTTAGCAAGTTACagatttgacttaaatctgcttgaaaatctatggcaagatttgaaaaATTCTGTCTAGCCATTATCCCTAACACCTTGACAAAGCTTgcagaattttgaaaagaataatgggcaaatattgcacaatccaggtgtggaaagctcttatagatttacccaagaagactcacagctgtattcgaagtcaaaggtgtttctaacatgtattaactcAGGTAACGGAATTCTTATGcaacgactatattttagttatgtaAATTCTGTtaatcccccaaaaatattttaaaaattctACTTTGTCATGAGAGTATTTTGTGTAATAGtcttttaatcccactttgtaacacaataaaacgtgaagaaatccaaggggtctgaatacttttgcaaggcactgtatgtgaatggtgtgtatagacagtgtgTGAATAGAAAagttgtgtacagcagtagttatataggatgagccatgactagaatacagtatatacatataatgtgggtaaaacagtatgttaacattattaaagtgacaagtgtTCAAGGACTCAATGTACATAggacagcagtctctaaggtgcagggtagagtaccgggtggtagccgggtaGTGACAGtttctaaggttcagggcagggtactgggtggaggccagctagtgatgactgtttaacagtctgatggcctggagatgggGTCCTCTGCCTATGCAGTCTTCTTTCTACACGAAActcaccactggtgtgtgtggccaaagagctctattgtCATGTCCTCCAACAAATGCAAACACCCGGAGGTCactaaacggcattggcacttggattggaaccggtgctatggtcagatgacatgaaaatatagCTCTTTAgtcacacacaccagtggtgggtttggcgttgAAATAAGGATGCATAGGCAGAAAAGTATCTCATACCTACAGTAAAAtatagtggtggatctttgatgttatggggctattttgcttccattgGTTAATGTTAAAGTCAACAGGATCATgacctttacccagtaccaggacattttagccaaaatcctggttgcctctgccaggaggctgaaacttggcagcAAGtcgatcttccagcaagacaataaccctaagcacaaatcaaaatccacaaagaaattgttaattgaccacaaaaaatctaaatgttgCAATGTCTCCAGACTGCCTcccacctgtggtttgaattgaagaggggaGTCCATAagtgcagatgaaggatatcaaggatctggaaagattatgTATGAAGGAATGGTCATAGATCCCTACCAACGTGTTCTCCATCTCattaaacattttagaaaaaggcttattacttgttaaacaaaatcaatttttctgagcaattgtattaggatcaaataaaacatttttggagcatacagtatactgtagctcAGTATTGgtattatatattttatacagtcttttttgctcatctttatcaagggtgcaaaTCATTTTGGACCAGACTGTATGTCTTTGTGTATGGATGTGCATTTATGAGCCATGATTATTCTTGGTCAAAGTTTGTGTTTCAAGCAAAGAATAAGAAGCAGATCATTTAAGACTTTTATTTAGAAACGCACAACATCACACAAGTCATATAGCCAATGGACACACTGCATGTAACTTTCCCTAATACATTCTCTGATGGGACAATACTGTACGTTCAACCTGGGCCTGCAAACCTATGCATGCTCCTTTCGTCTGAGCAGTTTCTTAAAGGCCAACTTAAAATCCTCATTAAAGCTGGTGTAAAGGAGAGGGTTAATGAGTGAGTTGATGTAGCCCAGCCAGGTTAAGAAGTCAGATACATGTGGGGAGGCAGTTATGACCTGTAAGCCTACAAGAAGCTCCTTCAGAAAGAAAGGCATCCAGCAGAGGATAAAAGCGCCAAGGATGAGGCCCAGGATACGTGCTGCCTTCCTCTCCCGGGAGGTACAGATCTGGTGCCTCTCATCTGCCGCCTCCATCTCTGTCTCAAATGAGGGGATACGGATGGTGACATTGAGCCTGTCAAACTCCAGAGTAGGGTCTGAGTTGGACAGGTCCGATACACAGAAGGTGTGTGCCACACGACAGTGGTTTAGAGAGTTCTGGCTGCTCAGGTGCCGGGACGAGACCCGTTTCTGGTAAAGTGTCTTTGCGGCATTGTAAATCCTATAGTACAATATGAGAATAAGGGTCATGGGGATGTAAAATGCCCCAAAAGTGGAGTAAATGGTGTAGCCCACATGGTTGTGCTCTATGATGCACTGTTTTGGGCCATGGCTACCGGGCCTGTGTCTCCAGAAGAGGGGCGGTATAGATATGAAGACTGAGATGACCCAGATGATGCCCACCATGACAGCTGCCCGGCGGGCCGACCTCTTGCGGGCGTACTCGATGGCCTTGGTGATAGCCCAGTACCGGTCCAACGCTATGACACACAGGTGCAGGATGGAGCAGGTGCAGCAGGTCATGTCCACACTCAGCCAGGCCTCACACACCACCTGGCCCAACGACCAGGTCTCCGTGGCGATGTAGAGGATGCTGACTGGCATCACCAGGATAGCCACCAGAAAGTCAGTGAACGCCAGCGAGCAGATGAGGTAGTTGGCAGGTAGGTGGAGCTTCTTGGTGGTGCAGATGGCTGTGATGACAGCACCGTTGACCAGCGCAGTGAGGAGGGTGAGGAGCCCCAGTAGAACTACCAGCACCACCATCCTGTCTGTAACCAGCACCGCTGGGAGAGCGCTGGCTGGGGCTCCTGTGCTGTTGGTGATGTTGGGCCCTGTGGAGCTGTCTCCATGGtacctctccatctccatctctggaCAGGGCCAGATCTCCCCCTTCTGCTGGATACAATCTCTCCCAAGGATAGGATGATCCACACTATGGGTCAAAGGTCACTCTGTAACACACAAAAAAGTGCATAAATATTATTATTTCAGAACAAATATTTTACACTATCACAGAGACCTtggtgaaaatgtgtttttcagtATGATACTTTATAAGAATTCTAACAAGTACACTAGACATcattatatattgtatatatttaGCAATAACTGCTACATAATAGAAGGCACAAAGTTTCTTTGCTCTGGCAAACATTAAATTAGTATTTGTATTTTTCACCTGCCTTTCGAATCGAAGGTGCCGCCCTTGGTTATTGGGGGTTGTTATAAAATAGGATAATGACTGACAATCAAGGTGAAATAGTGCAGCCCACAGCAGTAATTGAGCTTCTGAAAGGTGAAGGGTTCGGACTTATACTCTGGAAACTTTTTTAAGCAATGTCATTTGGGAGATGAAAAGCCACTTAACACAGAGAGTAGTTATAAAACCGAGGGGAGAATTCCTAAAGTAGAGTCCACACTGCTAATTATCACAGCATtttgttgtttgtctgtaattaaACGCTGTTCCAGAAAACATTCATTTGACGCTCCATTATTTCACTGACATATAAAGATATTTTACTGTACCAGATTTCCAATTCTATCCAACATAAAATACCCTACAATCTGACAAAGTAATTGCTTCTTATAAAAGTTAATAAGGCGCAAACTGTTGAGACAAAGAATAAAGAGAATAATCTATGTTACAGTGAGTAAATGTAGCAATGGGGCAAGTGTAAATGAGGCATATCGCTCTAAGGCTTAtctatctcatacaatgtctctTATCCTCTCTGAGAGGCAGAAATATTGGGCTTTATATCTGCAAGAGGGCATGAGACTGTTGAAGGAGACTGCTGAAGGACATTgtatcccaagtggcaccctatttcgtacatagtgcattacttctGACCAGATCCCCatggtactatgtagggaatatggtgctatttAGGACGCAGGCCTTAGCTAGACCAGGTAGACAAAACATTTCAATGGTAGCTGTCAACATGGACATGGTTCACTACTGCCCTTTAGTGCACCTCTTAACGCACACCTCAGCTGAGTCAATATAAACATGACAGGTGGGCCAAGCCAGGGCATGGTGTGAATTAGGCATGTGCAGATTAGTCCTAGCCATCTGTCTGTCTAACTCAACATGAGGCAGAGCAACTAAGGTCATAGACTGATACAGTTGTAAAATAACAATGAGAACTTAAGGTGAGGCACCACACCCTAATAGGGTAATTTATCCCccttattgtagaataatagtgaagacataaaaactatgacataacacatatggaatcatgtagtaaccaaaaaagtgttaaacaaatcaaaatatattttatatttgagattcttcaaagtagccaccctttgccttgatgacaactttgcacactcttggcattctctcaaccagcttcatgaggtagtcacctggaatacatttcagttaacaggtgtgccttgttaatttgtggaatttctttccttcttaatgcttttgagccaatcagttgtgttgtgacaagataagggtggtatacagaagatatccctagttcttgatttgatttagccTGGGTTTCATACTGAGAATAAGCAAAATACTCAGTCTTGTACCCTGCTGATAATGATTTGCATGAGCCAGTAAAACGTAACGTAACTAGTTACTAAAACTATCCACTTGGTGGGAGTAGAGGGAAAGGagagtggagagaaaaaaaagaaaacttTGAATTCATAATACATCTCTATTTGAAAAATATAATCTAACTTACTTTGGAAGTACCAGTAAAACATGCCTTAGTTCGTATTACCATTTAGTCAACATTGGAGGTGTGCAGAGGCCTGAAAGTTGCTTTTCAAAGAATACAGTACTTTTCAAAAATGCTTTCTGCTCATCTGAAGGTAAGTCATCACAGGCTTAACCTGTCAAGCATTCTCTGGGAGAATACAGAGGTGTGTGTGCAATACATCCTACTGCCTCCCCCTCAGTGCCTTTTCATGTAACCACTCAGTCTGGCATCTGAAATGACATTTCCACTGAGGAAAAAGGTCTCAGCACACCACTGTCATACCATGGTAGAGCAGAGCAAAGAGACAGCACATTTTGCTTTTATCCATGGCTTTAAAGACATTCCTGTGAGCctgatattttattaaagtatgactcaaaatacactgaacaaaaaatataaacgcaacatgtaaagtgttggtcccatgattcatggaaataaaagatccaagaaaTTTCCTCTCATTGACCTAGTTATGATATAATGCCATTTGAACACCCCTTGCTTTACTATACTTTACCTCTCCGGGGAAATGAAAGCATGTCTCAAACACTCCCATCACTTTGTATTGAAATAGAATCTGTGGGGCTTTGAGACTGTCAAACATCAAAAGGTTCTCACACACCAAACAATCATTTTCCCCTTTTTTAGTATTTTCCTCTCTGATTCAAGCAAAGTTGCTGCAAGGCTGTCATTAAACATGTGATTAAAATGGGAATTAAAGAAGCATTTAGTCATCCCTCTGTAGAGCACCAAATCCCTCTCAAATCTAATGCAAAACTCTGTTTCAGTGACTGAAATAACTCTGCTTTGGACTCAGATGCCCCATTCGTTTCTACTGGGAAGGAAGTTAAAAAAAACTCCAAGGGCACATATCTCTTTCACATGACCTATGCTAACCCAAGTCTATGACCTGTCTACTGGGCTAAAACAGAAGCTGAAAATATGGACCAACGCATTACGGAGGGCAGCTGCAGCATCACATATCCAATGTTATGCTGGTGTTGATCTTTCTAGATATGGGCACATATCCTGCAGTTTGGCGGTTTCAGATAATGAGACAAGAGTATGCCAGGAAAATGGCAAATTCATGTAAATCAGAGCGCTGATACAATACCTATTTTCATGCACCTCCAAGATGTATGATGTACTAATGGTCTAGTTACTTTTTgggccccccccccaaaaaaaacagatCATGAGGGGCCTCAGTTGCTCGTGGGTCTGCGTACCCATATCCACAATTCTAGACATTTTTTCATAAGGTGGAAGAAAATGTTtgataactgatgatcaatgggcccCACCCCGGTTTGTAATTCGACCATGCTtaatacaagtttagatagctggctgctAGACTTACTGGGGGGGTGTATACAGTGACTgtctagcaatccaaaggttgcgtgttcgagtCGCATCGGGAAGAACTGTTGCATTtttgctaacccttcccctattccttttcctaaccttaacctaattctccttaCCTTTGTTGTTTTAGTTCTCGTAACCACCAACGTAAATGTGTTACAACGCAACACgtaacctggtctcagagaaagACGTATAAAACTATACGTCCTCTACTATACATCTGCCAACGTATGATAAGTTATGTCATCCAATTCGTATGTTATTGTTCGACTAGGTAAGACGTGTGATACTATACATCCTCCAATTCGTATTATATTGTTCGACTAGGTAAGGCGTGTGATACTATACATCCTCCAATTCGTATGATATTGTATGACCGCTATTCCATTCATAAAGTAACCTAATGTAATATATCATATTAAATGGAGGGAATACATTTACCTACCAAATCCTATGGATTGCCCAGAGACCAGGTTGTGACAGAACACActgtctatgtcccaaatggcaccctattccccatagggcttttgtcaaaaatagtgcactacatagggaatagggtgccatttgggatgtacacaCTTTCTTTTACAGCTTTTGCACATTCAAGGTAGAAGACTGATGGACGACATCTAAATCACTCACTGACTATGCTGACTGTGCTTAATTTTGTACGGAGCCAGGCAAATCACACTCAAGAAGTCGGCAAATGATGTTATTACTCAGCTATCATCTCACCAGGGAAATGGATGACCTTTCAGGAGTGGAGATTGCAATGGTGATCTTGCATTATTATAAAACTGCCAGGTCCCTGTGGCTCTGTATCACAAGTTGTGGGCGAACAATCCATCATCAACATACACTGTAGCCAATAATGATCCGATTCAATCATTCAAACCCGTTAATGATCTCTTTGCTAAGCCTGCTGTTGGAAAAGGGGACATTAATAGAGATAGACAGGAGTACCTGATGAGTGGAACAAATAACAGCCTGGAGCAAAGAGATGACAGGAAATAGAAATGGAAAAATGATACAGgcataggatcttaatttgatcaccctgttgttgcagTAAAGTTTGTATTTTCCACTTAAAAATTACAGACTTGACTTGCCCCAACTAAAATGGtatctaattaattaatttcaattcattataatccacatttcctgatgctgcaggattattctcttgctgtgagaaactggtcaaattaagatcccacacCTGTAGGTGAAGGGAGAGGTCAAATGTATCTCCATTTCCATTTCATATCCAATTAGATACGTTATGACATCCAGGCATATTACTTGCACCTCTATTCCACCCACTAGCCTCCTGCTCTGGAATGCATTTTGACCATTAGGGAGCTGAGAAAcattgtgcgtcccaaatggcaaatCAAAagtacactacgtagggaatagggtgccatttgagacacagaaaCAGGCGCTGAATATGATGGACCATGGCGAAGGGAGAACTCTGCATGACAGATACAAATGGACAGGGGAGAGATCATATATTTATGGGGAAAACTGGTTAACCTATTCTTGGCTTTGGTAGAGGAAGAATAGGTGGTATTTTGGGACTCTTAAAGTTTCTCTTCGGCTGTGTATGGAGGGATGACACTTCTATTTGTCAAGAACACAATTCATGTCCAGTTTAAACGCAACTGATGTACCCACCCAGAGAAGCAACAAATCAAATGTGACCGCCTTaaacacaaaaaataaataaatgtctgACATAAACAATTGGCCTATAATTCACTCCTGAACAACGAGACCATGAATGGAAACATCATATTTTCTCAAGGTAGCAAGAACAGGTAATATAACAACCAGCTGTGAGCATTTAAGATGGAACCCCAGGAACAATATATTACTGtgtaaggaggaggaggacattgaTCGATGCAGGGCCCTCTGTCCCCATATTCACCTAGTCTTTCACACAGACATTGATTGACTGTTGCTTTCAggatgtaaatcttggtgggatgGAGAGTGGGACAGATGGTATATGgagtgctgtccatggtgctgaaatcacaatgatcaaatcaaatcaaatcaaattttattagtcacatacacatggttagcagatgttaatgcgagtgtagcgaaatgcttgtgcttctagttccgacaatgcagtaataaccaacaagtaatctaacctaacaattccacaactactaccttatacacacacaagtgtaaagggataaagaatatgtacataaagatatatgaatgagtggtggtacagaacggcataggcaagatgcagtagatggtatagagtacggtatatacatatgagatgagtactgtagggtatgtaaacataaagtggcatagtttaaagtggctagtggtacatgtattacataaagatggcaagatgcagtagatgatatagagtacagtatatacatatgagatgggtaatgtagggtatgtaaacattatattaagtggcattgtttaaagtggctagtggtacatttttacataatttccatcaattcccatttttaaagtggctggagttgagtcagtatgttggcagcggccgctaaatgttagtggtggctgtttaacagtctgatggccttgagatagaagctgtttttcagtctctcggtccctgctttgatgcacctgtactgacctcgccttctggatgatagcggggtgaacaggcagtggcttgggtggttgttgtccttgatgatctttatggccttcctgtgacatcgggtggtgtaggtgtcctggagggcaggtagtttgcccccggtgatgcgttctgcagacctcactaccctctggagagccttacggttgtgggcggagcagttgccgtaccaggcggtgatacagcccgacaggatgctctcgattgtgcatctgtagaagtttgtgagtgcttttggtgacaagccgaatttcttcagcatcctgaggttgaagaggcgctgctgcgccttcttcacgacgctgtctgtgtgggtggaccaattcagtttgtccgtgatgtgtacaccgaggaacttaaaactttccaccttctccactactgacccgtcgatgtggataggggggtgctccctctgctgtttcctgaagtccacaatcatctcctttgttttgttgacgttgagtgtgaggttattttcctgacaccacactccgagggccctcacctcctccctgtaggccgtctcgtcgttgttggtaatcaagcctaccactgtagtgtcatccgca
This region of Salvelinus alpinus chromosome 8, SLU_Salpinus.1, whole genome shotgun sequence genomic DNA includes:
- the LOC139582365 gene encoding 5-hydroxytryptamine receptor 1E, with amino-acid sequence MEMERYHGDSSTGPNITNSTGAPASALPAVLVTDRMVVLVVLLGLLTLLTALVNGAVITAICTTKKLHLPANYLICSLAFTDFLVAILVMPVSILYIATETWSLGQVVCEAWLSVDMTCCTCSILHLCVIALDRYWAITKAIEYARKRSARRAAVMVGIIWVISVFISIPPLFWRHRPGSHGPKQCIIEHNHVGYTIYSTFGAFYIPMTLILILYYRIYNAAKTLYQKRVSSRHLSSQNSLNHCRVAHTFCVSDLSNSDPTLEFDRLNVTIRIPSFETEMEAADERHQICTSRERKAARILGLILGAFILCWMPFFLKELLVGLQVITASPHVSDFLTWLGYINSLINPLLYTSFNEDFKLAFKKLLRRKEHA